From the Streptomonospora nanhaiensis genome, the window GATGAACGTCGGCCGCATCAGCGTGATCGCGGTCAATGACCATGAAAAACCCCCTACCGAAGAAAATTTCCGGTAGGGGGCCTTGGGCGAACGGGCTACTTCTTGCCCTGGTTCTTGACGGCCTCGATGGCGGCCTTGGCGGCCTCTGGGTCGAGGTACTCTCCGCCCTGCTTGCGCGGGGTGAAGTCGTCGTTGAGTTCGTAGACGAGGGGGATGCCGGTGGGGATGTTGAGGCCGGCGATGGTCTCGTCGTCGATCTTGTCGAGGTGCTTGACCAGGGCGCGCAGGGAGTTGCCGTGGGCGGCGACCAGGACGGTGCGGCCGGCGGCCAGGTCGGGGACGATGACGTCGTACCAGTAGGGGAGCATGCGGTCGACCACGTCGGCCAGGCACTCCGTGCGGGGCATGAGCTCCGGCGGGAGTTGGCCGTAGCGGCGGTCGTTCACCTGCGAGTAGGGGTCGTCGTCGGCGATCGGCGGCGGCGGGGTGTCGTAGGAGCGGCGCCAGACCATGAACTGCTCGTCGCCGTACTCCTCGCGGGTCTGGGCCTTGTTCTTGCCCTGCAGGGCGCCGTAGTGGCGCTCGTTGAGGCGCCAGGAGCGGCGCACCGGCAGCCAGTGCAGGTCGGCCGCCTCCAGGGCGATGTTGGCCGTGCGGATCGCGCGCTTGAGCACCGAGGTGTGCACGATGCCGGGACGGAGGTCGGCGTCGCGCAGCAGCTCCCCGCCCCTGCGCGCCTCCTCCTCGCCGGTGGCCGACAGGTCGACGTCCACCCAGCCGGTGAACAGCCCTTCGGCGTTCCAGACACTTTCACCGTGTCGCAGTAGAACGAGAGTCGCCATGGTGGCCAGCCTAGCGACTTGCGGGCGGACGGCGGGCCACGGGGGCGTGAATGGTCCAGACCATTTGGCCGTCCGGTGCCCGGGCGGTACTTGTGCGGCCCGGCCCCCGGTCCCCCGGCCCCGGCCCGCACTCCCGTGCCGTCCGGCGAGCCCGGCGCCCCCGGCGTCCCCGACCCCCCTCAGCCGCGCGCGGGCGGGGCCTGCCGGTCCTCCTCCACCAGGTGGCGGAACGCCTCCAGGTTGCGCAGGCTGTGGCCGCGCCGGTAGCGCCAGTCCCACTCCCTGCGGATGGAGGTGGCGAACCCGCGCTCCAGGGCGCCGTTGAAGTTGTCGTCGGAGTAGCTGAGCACGCACCCCAGCAGCCGGTCGACCTCCTCGGGGGTGACGCCGGCCAGGGGGAGGCGCCCGGAGATGTAGACGTCGCCGACCTCGTCGGCGGAGAACGCCATGCCGTACATGGCGTCGTTCTTCTGCAGCAGCCACCGGTAGAACTCGGCGTGGTTCTCGTCGGGGCGGCGGCAGAAGAACGTCTTCACCAGCAGGCTGTGCTCGCCCACGCTGATGACGACCATCGTTTTGAGCTTGCGCCGGCCGGGCAGCGCCACGACGAACGACTCGGGGGAGGACCGCTCGACCTCCAGTTCGGCCTCCTTGACGGCGGCCTCGACGGCGGCGACCGCGGCCGCCCTGGCTTGCTCTGACATGCGTCCTCGAAACTGTCGACCCTTGCCGGCGGGCGCCGGCCCGGCGGTGCCCGCCGCGGACCCCGCGCTGTTCGCGGCGGTCCCTACTGCCCTGCGGCGAGCGGCAGGCGCCCGCCGACCAAAGTCTCACGGTAGACCCCGAGGAGGCCGTCGACCGTGGCGTCCCACCCCAGTCCGGCCGCGTGCCGGAGCCCCTCGGCGCCCAGGCGCGCGCGCCAGGCGGGCTCGCGGACCAGCCGGTGCAGCACCCGCGCGTAGTCCTCGGGGCGGTGGCCGTCGATGAGCACGCCCGAGGCGCCGTCGCGCACCGCCGTGGGCAGGCCGCCCACCCGCGAGGCGACGACCGGTGTGCCGCACGCCTGGGACTCCACCGCCACCAGCCCGAAGGACTCCGAGTAGGAGGGTACGACCGTGGCGGTGGCGGCCCGGTAGTAGGAGACGAGTTCGGCGCGCGAGCGCGGCGGCTCCCAGCGGACGATGTCGGCCACCCCCAGCGAGCGCGCGAGTTCGGCGAGCATGCGCGGCTGGGAGAGGTCGCCGCCCGACAGCCCGCCGACGATCGCCACCACCAGGCGGTCGCGCAGCGCGGGGTCGCGCTCCAGCAGCGCGGCGGCGGCCCGCAGCAGCACGTCGGGGGCCTTGAGGCGCTGCACCCGGCCCACGAACAGCAGGAGTTCGGCGTCGCCGGGCAGGCCGACCGCGCGCAGCGCCTCCTGGCGGGAGCCGGGGCTGAACAGCTCCAGGTCCACGCCGGGCGCAACGGTGCTGACGCGGCCGGGGTCGGCGCCGTAGTGCTCGATGAGCTGGCCGCGCTCCACGCCGGTGTTGGCGACCAGGTGGTCGGCCTGGCGGACGAGCTGGTCCTCGCCGCGGACCCGGCTGTCGGGTTCGGGGGTGTCGCCCTGGGCCAGCGCGAGGTTCTTCACCCGGGCCAGGGTGTGCATGGACTGCACGAGCGGGACGCCCCAGCGGTGCGCGGCGGCCAGGCCGGCGCGGCCCGACAGCCAGTAGTGGCCGTGGACGAGGTCGTAGTGGCCGGGCTCGTTGCCGGCCTCGGCCTGGAGCACGCCGAAGATGAAGGGGCACAGGTAGTGCGCCAGGGCGTTCTTGTCGAGGGAGCCGTAGGGGCCGGCGGGGATGTGGTGGACGGTGACCCCGGGCAGCATCTCCACGACGGGCGGCTGGTCGGGGCCGGTGGCGCGGGTGAACACGTCGGTGGCGACCCCGCGCCGGGCGAGCCGCTTGGCGACCTCGACGGTGTAGACGTTCAACCCCCCGGCGTCGCCGCTTCCGGGCTGCTCCAGGGGCGAGGTGTGCATGCTGATCGACGCGATCCTGCGGGGCGGGTCGGCGGGGGGTGCGGCGGGGACCGGTGCGGCGGAGGCGGCGGAGGCGCCGGGCGGGGTGCCGCCCGGCCGGGGTCCGGCCGCGGGGGTGGCGGGTTGTGTCGTGGGCGCGTCAGGGCTGTCCGGCACCACTGCTGTCGTCCCCTTCCCGGTGCTTGTCGGCGTGTGTGCCCGGTCCGGCCGCGCTGCCGGAGCGCGCGCTCCCACCGCGCCCGGCACGGGGGTTCCGGACGCGGTCAGCGTCTCGTTCACTCAACAGGGCCGGGCCGCACGGTGTTCCATGATGGACGCGCAGGGTCGGGAGGGGTTCACCCGGGGTGGTCCCAAGCGGCCCCGGCCGGGCGCCCCGCGGGGCGCCCGGCGCGGCGGGCGGGGCGGGCTCAGTTGCCGCCGGGCTCGGCCACGGGCGCGGTCCAGCCCTCGACCAGGAAGTCGACCGCCTGCGGGAAGGTCGGCACCCAGGTCTCGAAGTCGTGGCCGCCCTTGGGGTACAGGGTCTCGACGGTCATGTCGCGCTCGCGCAGGAGCCCGGCGAAGCGCCGGGCCTCGCCGTGGATGCTGCCCTCCTGCAGGGGCGTGTGGTCGTCCTTGCCCTCGATGAGCATGAACCGGATGTCGCGGACGTCGGGGTTGTCGAGGAGCCGGTCGGGCGCGTGGGGGGCGGGGTTGTCGCCGAAGGTGCCGCTGGGGTCGTCGACCTTGAAGTACCCGGCCCAGCTGACGCCCTGGGAGTAGGTGTCGGGGTGGCGCAGCGGCAGCGCGGCGGCGCCGTAGCCGCCCATGGAGAACCCGCCGATGGCGCGGAGCTGGCGGGGGCGGGTGTGGTCGCCCTCGACCGCCTCGATCGCCTTCTCGGTGACGAAGGTCTCGATGGCGAACTCGCCGTCGGCGTCGTCGCCCCACTCGGTGTCGCGCCCGCCGACCTCCTGGCCGAAGGGCGCCGCGATGACGAACTCCACCCCGGTGCGGCACATCTGCTCGTCCATGGCCTTGCCCACGCCGGCGTCGCGGACGTCGTAGTGGGTGGTGGTGGAGCCGTGCAGCAGGTACAGGACGGGCAGGTCGGCGCTGTCGGGGCCGGGCGGGCGGCGCACCCAGATGGGGCGTTCGCCGTCGGGCGCGCCCTTGTCGGGGACCGTGATGATCTCGTCGGTGCCGGCC encodes:
- a CDS encoding phosphoglyceromutase, with product MATLVLLRHGESVWNAEGLFTGWVDVDLSATGEEEARRGGELLRDADLRPGIVHTSVLKRAIRTANIALEAADLHWLPVRRSWRLNERHYGALQGKNKAQTREEYGDEQFMVWRRSYDTPPPPIADDDPYSQVNDRRYGQLPPELMPRTECLADVVDRMLPYWYDVIVPDLAAGRTVLVAAHGNSLRALVKHLDKIDDETIAGLNIPTGIPLVYELNDDFTPRKQGGEYLDPEAAKAAIEAVKNQGKK
- a CDS encoding YbjN domain-containing protein, producing the protein MSEQARAAAVAAVEAAVKEAELEVERSSPESFVVALPGRRKLKTMVVISVGEHSLLVKTFFCRRPDENHAEFYRWLLQKNDAMYGMAFSADEVGDVYISGRLPLAGVTPEEVDRLLGCVLSYSDDNFNGALERGFATSIRREWDWRYRRGHSLRNLEAFRHLVEEDRQAPPARG
- the mshA gene encoding D-inositol-3-phosphate glycosyltransferase, whose protein sequence is MASISMHTSPLEQPGSGDAGGLNVYTVEVAKRLARRGVATDVFTRATGPDQPPVVEMLPGVTVHHIPAGPYGSLDKNALAHYLCPFIFGVLQAEAGNEPGHYDLVHGHYWLSGRAGLAAAHRWGVPLVQSMHTLARVKNLALAQGDTPEPDSRVRGEDQLVRQADHLVANTGVERGQLIEHYGADPGRVSTVAPGVDLELFSPGSRQEALRAVGLPGDAELLLFVGRVQRLKAPDVLLRAAAALLERDPALRDRLVVAIVGGLSGGDLSQPRMLAELARSLGVADIVRWEPPRSRAELVSYYRAATATVVPSYSESFGLVAVESQACGTPVVASRVGGLPTAVRDGASGVLIDGHRPEDYARVLHRLVREPAWRARLGAEGLRHAAGLGWDATVDGLLGVYRETLVGGRLPLAAGQ
- a CDS encoding alpha/beta hydrolase produces the protein MFTTLSRRTAVLVASSLVVATAGTLASLRADEEPPGASAPVAGAAFLPGAAQDAPAVHPRPGEVASCEQAGTDEIITVPDKGAPDGERPIWVRRPPGPDSADLPVLYLLHGSTTTHYDVRDAGVGKAMDEQMCRTGVEFVIAAPFGQEVGGRDTEWGDDADGEFAIETFVTEKAIEAVEGDHTRPRQLRAIGGFSMGGYGAAALPLRHPDTYSQGVSWAGYFKVDDPSGTFGDNPAPHAPDRLLDNPDVRDIRFMLIEGKDDHTPLQEGSIHGEARRFAGLLRERDMTVETLYPKGGHDFETWVPTFPQAVDFLVEGWTAPVAEPGGN